Below is a window of Vicugna pacos chromosome 20, VicPac4, whole genome shotgun sequence DNA.
CCCAAGTGGCTGCCACCAAGAGAAGCAGCAGAAATGTCAACCCCCTTTCTTTCCAGACTGTCCCTTTCCCACCTTCCCTCCATGTCTGTGCTCAGGCCCTGGCTGACTTCCCAGTCTGGGATGGCCCACGGGATGGACAAGATGGGTGTGAACGAACCgcaccctctcctcccccccgAGGGGCTCTCTGCAAGCTGAGGCTTCATCGCCTTTCCCcttgtttgctccctcccatccctgtatttttatttactccCTGCACTTCCCCCGCACCCAGCTGATGTGAAGTCTCacaattcagaagaaagagcatCTTTGAAAAGTTGGTCACAACTGCTCCAGCCTATGTCTCTCCCCAGGTTCTTGGACAGGTGTTGTTAAAGTCGGGGTGTGCCAAGAATGGGGCTAGGACCCACCTGGAACAGACTGCTCCACTTCCCAACAGGTGTCAGGTGTCACCGCAGCAAGAGGGATTTAGGTTAGACCAGGGATGGTCAGGACACTTGCCATAAGCAATGAGTCAAAATCCCACGGAGAACCACGTGGCACCACATGCCATGGAGGGGCCAGTGGGGGAAGAATGAGAGTGTTGTGCTGTCACTTCTGAAGTAACATGGATTTCCTCTGGATAAAGGAGGACTTTCTATAGCATCGTACTTTCTCTTAGTGTATTTTATTATGACGCTTAGCCTGTGAGTTCCTTGAGCATGAGAACTGTTCTCTTTGCCTATCTAACATCTAGCATTAATTTGGAGTAGGTGTTCGATAAATGCTTGTTGAGGGGAGGAACGAATCAACACAGACCACATAAGTAGGCTCTGGGATCCTGGGGGCAGGATGAGTGTGTGATATAGCGCCCAGATGGAGGCTGCAACCACCATGCCGTGGGATTCCGTGAGTCCCAGGAAgcccttctctctctgcctcagagcTTCCGAGTCTGGAAGAGTGGAACTGGAGAGACTAAGTGGGAGAGCTGGTAAAAGCTGGGGGAGGTGCcagaaggggctggggaggagcctGACAGATGCTGAGGACTGACCCCAGCAGGGAGCGGTCACTTCCAGGCCAGTCATACAGAGGGTGCCATCAATGTGCCCTGCTCaggacccccacccctgcccctctgcTGCTACCATGCACCCAGAAGAGGTGAGCTGAGCCTTTAAGTTCAGTAGACTCTATCTAgtattaaaacaacagtgagacaCCAGGCACCACCACATACACATTCCCAGTCCAGAAGCAGCTGCGCGGTGGGCTCACTCAGCCAGCTGCCTCCGCTGCCTCCGCTTCCCCACCGCCAGCCCCCTCCTCATCCTGCTCTCCATTCTGGAGCCTGCGCACAATGCCGGTAAGGTCCAGGCTTCGGGTCAGTGTGTCCAGCAGCATCTGGTCCTTCTGGACGCCCTCCATGAACTCCTCCAAGGAGAGTTCCCCTGGGGTAGAGAGAAAGGGAATCATGGGCAGGAGGTGTTCACGTCTGCTGTTGGGCGCCCAGAGCTGCAGTCTTGCAAGGGGGCCAGAGCTAAGGCTGGGGGAAGTGGCTGTGAGCAGAGGAGGCCAAGAAGCCAGAGACCAAAGTCTGGTTCAGGGAGCCCCAAAAGCCAGCTCTGTGGCTGGGGCGGAGGCAGGCGGAGGAGGTGGCCAGCAGATGCCCCTCTGTGCTGCCCTTTTCCCTCTTGCCCCTCTCCCCTGGCGACATCCCTGGGGACCCCCACTGAGGCCTCACCATCCCCATTGACATCGATCTTGGAGAACACTGTATCGGTGAACTCCTCTGCAGTCATGGTCGAGTCGCTGCAAGGGTTAATAGCTCGGATTGCctgggagggaagaaggggaagaagtGAGAGCACCCATCCTAATTCATCTCAGCCGTGGGAGTGGGACAGAGAGTGCTCGTCAGGCTCCCAACACCCTTGGGGAGCAGAGGTCAAGGCGCTCGAGGCCTCAGGCATAGCTGGGACTGCGCTTCCACGGACTTTtggtacagaagaggaaactgaggtccaggaaaGGGAGGAAACATGTTCCAGGTCACGCAGCTGGTGAGGGCCTCAGCCGCCACAGGGACCCTCAATCCCAGTCCTGCCCCTTCCCGAGCACGTTCTGCCGGCTGAAACCCCAGCCCGGGGCTCTCAGCCCCGGCCCCGCACCTGCCCGGCCCTCTGCACCTGGAGTTACCCGGATGATGGTGAGCAGCTCGTCTCGGTCGATGCATCCGTTGCCATCCACGTCGTAGAGCTTGAAGTACCAGCGCAGCTTCTGTTCCACCTTCCCCTTGAGGACCAGGCTGAGCGCTGCCACATACTCCATGAAGTCGATGTAGCCATCCTGGGCGAGGGGCGTGGCCACCTGAGCCCACTCGTGCCCGGGACCCGCCCCCCAGTCCCGCCCTCAGAGCCCCGCCTCCAAGGCCCCAGATGCTGAGCAGAGACCCCGACCAGCGCCCCTGCCCCTTGGCGCCCATTCCTTTTCATCCTCCAGGACACCCCGCATAGCCCACACTGCCTGCCCCAGAGGCTGCTGATCAAATCTGATAAGCCAAGCCCCACTGGGATGTGAATGGCTGGTGCTGTCTCTTCACAGGTATTGATTCTGGCAGTCACCGGCTGCTTCCCTGTGATCCTCAAACTTGAGCCCTTACTGTCTGGGATGGAGTGCAAGATGTGTGTACGTGGGAGGAGAGACACCGACCCCCGCAGGGATGGGGATGTGGTTTAGATGAGCTCTAAGGAGCCCGGGTAGGAGCTAAAGGTAGATAGGGAGGCACATAGCCCCTTTCTCACCCTTCACGTAATTCTTCAAGCCTCAGCGAACGCTACTGCGTGCCGTGATCGACTGAGGATTCAGAACTCAGTAACACAGAATGCTGTCCTTACCAGAGCGCAGTGCTAAGGATgcaggtttgaatcctggctccaccctctCAAATATGTGGGATCTGGGACAAAGGATTCAATTTGTCTCTGGCCCTCAAATTCCTGATCTGTAATAGTTATAACAGTACCCAGCTCCATGGGATTGTCTTTGGCTTAAAAGAGTTCATGTACAAAAGGCACTCAACTCTGTCcggcacatggtaggcactcggtaaatgttagctgttgttATTACTactatttctattattattataaagagATCGCTATGACATCATTCAGAGACAACATATCTGGTCAGGACATTATGGAATCACAGAATACGGGAGCCCCAGGCAAGGACAGCAGAGGGGCTTCCTGGAGGCGGCAATGCCCTCATTGAGTCTTGGAGGGACTGGCCATGGGGGAAGGTGGTTCAAGACATTCCTGTGGGATATTTCCCCAGGGCCCTCCAAAAGTTCAGCAGCTGACCCTCTGCCTGGCCCTGCCAGCCCTACCAATGGGGTCAGGGAAGCAGGGAGCACAGGCctgcctctgcccacctcccctccaAACTTGTCCTCCAGGTCACACTCCCTGCTTACAGCTGTACCCCTCAACCCTGCCCACCCAGCACAGTACCCTAGGAGACAACTCTCTTCTACCTCAGGGCTGGCAAACTTCTTCTATAAAGGGCCAAATAGCAATAGTTCAGTTTTGACAAAAACGGATGTGTTGTGTTCTAATAAGACTTCATTTACTAAAAATAGGCCAATGGGCCATTGTCTGCACTGCCCTGTTTAACTCCTCTCTGTATCCAAGCTTCCCAGTCCTGTGTCCCATCTCGTAGCCAGTCTGCTGAACTGCTTTATGCACGTGAAAATGGGCAGGAGGAATGTTGCCCAATGTGATTTATGCTACTGGTGCGGACAAGGCACTTCAGATGTCACAAAGACGCCCTTTAGTTTAGcaagtatatatttaaattaatgtaTAGTATGTAATACATAACTGTTCCATAAAACTCATAATTTCTCATATAGTCATTTactcatataaaaatatttattaagcacctgctgtgtTCCAAGCACTATTCTAGGTGCAAAGGATACAGCAATGGACAGGCAAAAATCCGTGCCCTTGTGGAGCTCACATTCCAGcaggagagacagacagtaaacacaGTGGCTAAATGTTACTCAGTATCATGTATTATAAGATGAGACGTGCtcggaggggaaaggggaggactAAGAAATGCCAGGGTCGGGGCTAGTTCCAGTTAGacaggactgaacccaggagaTCAGGGCAGGTGTCAGTGGAAAGGAGACAGTTGATCAGAGACTTGTAGCAGAGACTTGTGAGCCAAGCAGAATTCTGGAGGAAGAGTCCCAGGCCCTAaggcgggggtgtgtgtgtaatTGAGGAGGTCAGATTTGGGACAGTACAGGTGGTGCTTGCATGTGTCAAAAACTGAAGAGATGGCATATGAATGACTCAGGGTTGATGGGTTTCCCCTACCTGGTGTCATAAGTGTGATTTTAGGGGTTCCTTCGGAGACATGTCTTGACCCAAAGGGTTTCCTTAGCAGGTGAGAAGCCCATTTATTTCAATGCATTTGGATGTAAGGTGTTGAGACTCAACCACTGAGTCTGCCCCCTCCCTTTCAGGAAAGATCACTTCTTCTGGAGCACTTTTGGGGTCCGGCATGATGATACAATCCCTCCTGGCCTTCAAACCTCGGGCTCCAGTATTCTGCCCCTCGTGCCCGTCACAAGAAAGCCCTCGGGCACGACGATGCTGCCCTTGAGGCTAGGACTCAAAGCCCATAATCTGCTTTGGTCCCTTGATCCTAATATTAGTGAGTTTTAAATAGCCTCTGAGCCCCAGCTTTCCCTAGAAGCATCACCTGCGATGGTATTGGGACACTCTGGGCAGTGAGGGGAGCCAGGGAAGCTCTGGGCAGCCTCTCCCTCACCTGCAGTGGACACGTGGCAGCATCATGTCCTCACCTTCGTGGGAGCACCAGCCAGGGTGGGGACCAGCAGGGGTGGGGAACTTGGTTTGTGGATTTGGGCTCTTTTACCACCACATtctgactgaattcttccaaatAAATGGAACAGATTAACTAATGCTCCCAACATCCATGTCAGATTTGGGTGAGTAAGCTGGGGCAGTAATGGGGAGGAAATGGGCTTAATGGGTGGCCCAAACCCTCTTTTGGTGCCCTCTTCTCAGGAAGTCCTCACCCAATGTGTCCAGGTGATTCTTTGAGAAGACATATAATGTGACCACTGGGCAGACCTTCAGTCCCTCTTAGGATGAACTGGTGTCACTGGGTACTTTGGAGTTGAAGTGGTCTGTGTTCCCTGGTGACCAGGCAACCCTGACTGTCCCCAGTTCTATTGTCCACAGACCATCACGGGTGACCCAAGCAACATGGGCTTGCCCATCCCAGACCAGCCGGGCTGAAGCTCAtcactctgctctctgctctccccGCATCTTCCTCTTGCATCCTAGGAGCATCTAAAGGCCTGTGCAAAAGCATCACGTACAGTACCAAGCACTTACAAGGTGCTTGACGACTGTTTTGCAAGTGTTCACACTTGTTCTAGAGTAAACAGAGTGGGTgtggaagaggcagaggaagtTGCTAGGTTCAGCCTCCAAGTACACTGATCGGGGGCTTCTGTCTTCCCCTGGAGAGGGAGGGACGAGGGCTGATTCATCTCTGAACCcccagtgcctggctcacagtaggtgcttaatgaaCATGAGAAACATGGAATCCCTGATGTGGACACACAACCTCCCAGATAAACAAAGACCCAAATAAACGGAAGTCACTCCTCCAGCTGAcacctgctcctccccacccccatgctgGCCAGGGGCGTCCCTCCAGTGCCCCCCACCCAGACCCCTGCTCACTTTGTTGAAGTCAAAGGTCTCAAACATCTGCTCCACGTACTGGGTGGCCCACGGGCTCAGGTTCTTGAGGCCGAAGAACTGACGGAACTCGTAGAGGGTGAGCTGGCCGGAGGGGCACTCAGTCATGAACTTCTTGTACCACTGGTGGCACTCGGTGCTGCTCAGCTCCTCCACCGACTTACCGTCCATAATGTTCCCCATTGCTGAGGCCGGCGGGAGGCCAACGCCCAAGATGGATGGGCTCTTTTCCTGTACCAGGTGGCCGGGCTTTCTAACACTGGGCCCACCTTGCTCACGGGCCTGAGTCCTGCAGATCTGAGCAAGGAAGGGCCTGATGAATCAAAAAGTACAGAGAAATGTCAGGAGGAGGCGAGCAGAAGGGAGAAGGTAACGGGGGCTGCACTAGCCTACACCCAAATCCAGGGGCTGCCAGAGAACTGGTGTTAAAAGTCCCCACTAAATCCT
It encodes the following:
- the GUCA1A gene encoding guanylyl cyclase-activating protein 1, translated to MGNIMDGKSVEELSSTECHQWYKKFMTECPSGQLTLYEFRQFFGLKNLSPWATQYVEQMFETFDFNKDGYIDFMEYVAALSLVLKGKVEQKLRWYFKLYDVDGNGCIDRDELLTIIRAIRAINPCSDSTMTAEEFTDTVFSKIDVNGDGELSLEEFMEGVQKDQMLLDTLTRSLDLTGIVRRLQNGEQDEEGAGGGEAEAAEAAG